One stretch of Tenuifilum sp. 4138str DNA includes these proteins:
- a CDS encoding GNAT family N-acetyltransferase: MDSITIRDFQPSDYEGLSELWLLTNLGNPARGDNLEIIQQSIDLGGKLLVAVNSDGMVIGTSWMTFDGRRIHLHHFGVHPNFQRRGIGKMLTRESLRFVKAKGYQVKLEVHRNNIAAINLYKQFGFQYLGDYDVYIIRDLNSISI, encoded by the coding sequence ATGGATAGTATTACCATTCGAGACTTTCAGCCTAGCGATTATGAAGGGTTAAGTGAGCTTTGGCTGCTCACCAACCTTGGCAATCCTGCTCGTGGCGACAACCTGGAAATAATTCAGCAAAGCATTGACCTTGGAGGTAAGCTGCTTGTGGCTGTAAATTCGGATGGAATGGTAATTGGTACAAGCTGGATGACCTTTGATGGCCGTAGAATTCACTTACACCATTTTGGCGTCCATCCTAACTTCCAAAGGCGGGGGATAGGAAAAATGCTTACCCGCGAATCGCTAAGGTTTGTCAAAGCCAAAGGCTATCAGGTGAAACTCGAGGTTCATCGCAATAATATTGCAGCCATTAACCTATACAAACAGTTCGGTTTTCAATACCTTGGCGATTACGATGTATACATTATCAGGGATTTGAATAGCATAAGCATTTAA
- a CDS encoding NfeD family protein has protein sequence MKTLRILRLFILMLLAGMHIPAQAQDSLPASKLIYKINIKENIMPAAWRSVKVGFEEAQSLKADIILIHMNTYGGMVDVADSIRTKILNSKIPVWVFIDNQAASAGALISIACDSIYMRKGGSIGAATVVDQSGNVVPDKFQSFMRSTMRATAEAKGYDTLISGNDTILKWRRDPRIAEAMVDPSIYIEGIIDSGKVLTFTAEEAIKHGYCEGKAENVNEVMEQAGIKSYTIAEFRPSLLDRMIGFLTNPFVSGILIMIIIGGIYFELQTPGVGFPLAAAVIAAILYFAPLYLEGLVEHWEIIIFVVGIILLMVEIFAIPGFGVTGISGIVLMVAGLTLAMIDNEIFRDPVNFNLMTILKPFGIVVLAVFIGLIGGIALSRKLLTSPLFPNLALQSNLNKEEGFVGIDTKIKNMVGAEGVAITILRPSGKIQIGNSWFDAIAEFGYIEKGSKVKVSKDESGQLYVVKV, from the coding sequence TATACCAGCCCAAGCACAAGATAGCCTACCGGCAAGCAAATTGATTTACAAGATAAATATAAAAGAGAATATCATGCCTGCGGCATGGAGGTCGGTGAAGGTTGGCTTTGAGGAAGCCCAAAGCCTCAAAGCTGATATCATACTCATACACATGAACACCTATGGCGGAATGGTTGATGTAGCCGACTCAATTAGAACCAAAATCCTGAACAGTAAAATTCCTGTATGGGTTTTTATTGATAACCAGGCCGCATCGGCAGGTGCTTTGATTTCAATTGCCTGCGATAGTATTTACATGCGAAAAGGCGGAAGCATTGGTGCAGCTACGGTAGTAGACCAATCGGGCAATGTTGTCCCTGATAAATTTCAATCGTTCATGCGTAGCACCATGCGAGCAACCGCTGAGGCCAAAGGTTACGATACACTCATTTCAGGGAACGATACGATACTAAAATGGCGACGCGATCCCAGAATAGCTGAGGCCATGGTAGATCCCTCAATATACATTGAAGGAATTATCGATTCCGGAAAGGTTCTTACATTCACAGCCGAGGAGGCCATAAAGCATGGCTACTGCGAAGGTAAAGCCGAAAATGTAAACGAGGTTATGGAGCAAGCAGGAATCAAATCGTATACTATTGCTGAGTTTCGTCCATCGCTACTCGATCGCATGATTGGTTTTCTAACCAATCCGTTTGTATCGGGCATACTTATAATGATTATTATTGGCGGTATTTACTTTGAACTTCAAACTCCGGGCGTTGGCTTTCCACTCGCTGCGGCAGTTATAGCAGCCATCCTTTACTTTGCGCCACTTTACCTCGAAGGGCTAGTTGAACACTGGGAGATTATCATCTTTGTAGTTGGGATTATTCTACTAATGGTTGAGATTTTTGCCATACCCGGATTTGGTGTTACCGGCATCTCGGGAATAGTGCTTATGGTAGCAGGATTAACCTTGGCCATGATTGATAATGAGATTTTCCGCGATCCGGTTAACTTTAACCTGATGACCATTCTTAAACCCTTTGGTATAGTTGTTTTGGCTGTATTTATTGGGTTGATTGGAGGCATAGCGCTAAGCCGTAAATTACTAACATCTCCCCTATTTCCTAATCTGGCCTTACAAAGTAACCTGAATAAAGAAGAAGGATTTGTTGGCATTGATACAAAAATTAAGAATATGGTTGGTGCCGAGGGTGTTGCCATTACTATCCTTCGCCCATCGGGTAAAATCCAAATAGGAAATAGTTGGTTTGATGCCATTGCCGAATTTGGCTACATCGAAAAGGGGAGCAAGGTTAAGGTATCAAAGGACGAGTCGGGGCAACTTTACGTTGTTAAAGTATAG